TCGACTCGGTGGTGGTGAACGCGGACCCGCTGGACAAGTTGGGGCGGGGGAGCGAGCCGCTGTCGCTGTCGGGCTACGTGCTGCTGCTGGAGGTGGACGGCCGTCCGGCGCTTCCGCACCACACCGTGCTCTTCAGCCGCGACTACCGCCGCGAGTTCGACGAGCTCTTCGGTGGCCAGCTGGCCAATGACCCGACGGTGTACTTCTGCAACCCCTCGGCGACGGACCCGACGATGGCGCCCCCCGACAAGACGGGCCTCTTCGTCATGGTGAACGCTCCGGCGCTGCCGCGCGAGCCGGGCGCCAGTGAGCGGGCGGCGGCCGCGTGGGAGCTGCAGGCCGAGCGGGTGAAGGCGCAGATGTTCGACAAGCTGTTGCAGCACTACCCGGAGCTGCGGGGACGCATGCGGGTGGTGGGGCAGCGCACGCCGGTGGACCTGGCGGCGCTGGGTGCCCCGGGTGGCTCCATCTACGGCTTCCTGCCGCACGGGAAGTTCGGTCCCTTCCGCCGGCCGCGCATCCGGGGCTGCTCGCCGGGGCTCTTCTTCGCGGGCGGAGGCACGCATCCGGGAGGCGGGGTGCCGCTGGTGATGCTCTCGGGCCGCTTCGCCGCGGAGATGGCGTCCGCGCACCTGCGGAGGAGCGCATGAGGCTGTTGGACTCTTCATCGGCTCCGCCGAGGCGCTCGCATGGGTATGGCTGGCTGGATGCATTGCCGGCACTGCCGGACACGTCGGGGGCCTACCGCTGGTTCTACGCGGACGTGACGGCGGGCGAGTACAGCGCGGTGTTCATCTTCATGGTGGGCTCGCTCTTCTCCGCGCGCTACTCGGCGGGAGTGAAGCGTGGGGCCCTGCCGCTCGAGCACAGCGCGGTGAACTTCGCGCTCTATCACCAGGGCCGGCGCCAGTGCTGGGTGTTGAGCGAGTACCCGGAGGCCTCGGTGCGGCACGAGGGCCGGGCGCTGCGCATCGGCCGCTCGCTGCTGGAGTACGCGCTGGACGGCACGGTGCGCCTGGAGGTGGACGAGCGGTGCGCGCCTTTCGGCAGGGCGGTGCGGGCCAGCCTTGTGTTGGAGCCCCAGGTGCCGGCGGCGGAGGAGTTGCAACTGGTGCCGGGATTGCCGCACTACTGGAGGGCCCTGGCGCTCCGGGCGAAGGCACGGCTGGAGGTGGCCTCGGACGGCGTGGTGTCGGAGGGCCTGGGCTACCACGACAGCAACCACGGCGCGGAGCTGCTGGGCGCGAGGCTGCCGGGGTGGCACTGGGCGCGCGTGCACGGGCCGGAGGAGACGGTGGTGGACTACCACCTGCCGGGCGGAGTGGCGCCGCTGCGGGTGTCGGCGGGCGCGATGGGGACGAAGTCCGAGCGCAGGCCCCTGCTGGCCGAGGCGCGGCCGACGAGCCTGACGGGCTGGGGCCTGCGGGTGCCGGCGCAACTGCATGCGGGCAACACGGTGGTGGGCGTGCCGAAGCTGCTGGAGTCCTCGCCCTTCTACGCCCGGGTGGAGGCGCGGAGGAACGGGCTGGACGTGATGGGGGAGGTGGCGGACTTCCGCCGCTTCCACTCGCCCTACATCCGCTGGATGGCGCACTTCCGCACGCGCGTGGAGCGTGGGACATGAACCCGCTGGTGGTGCTGGGCCTGGGCTGGACGGTGCTGGCCGGGGGCTTCAGCGCGGTGGCGCTGGGGCGGTTGTTGCGGCGGCGGCGCCCGGTGGAGCCCACGCGGGTACCGGTGCTGTTGCTGCGCCCGGTGGACGAGCCCACGGCGCGGGAGCTGGAGAACCTGTCGCGGCCCATCGACTACGCGGGGCCGCTGGAGCACGTGGTGCTGTCGCCGAGGGAGCCGCGTCTGCCCGAGGGCGTGAGGTGGCTGCGGAGCGACCCGTCGACGCCGAACCGGAAGGTGGGCCACGTGCTGTTCGCGCTGGAGACGCTGCCGAGGGAGGGACGGGTGGTGTTGGTGGTGGACGCGGACGTGGCGGTGACGGGGGCGCTGGTGGAGGGCCTGGCATCACCGGTGGCGGCGGGGGCGGCGCTGAGCACGGCGGTGCCGACGCCGGTGGGCGAGGCTGGCCTGGCGGACCGGGCGGTGGCGGGGCTGCTGAGACGTACACACCACAGCTTCCGGGCGTTGCACGTGATGAGCGCGGGAGCGAAGTCGGTGTGCGGCAAGGCGCTGGGGCTGAGCGAGCGGGCGATGGAGGAGCTGGCGGGGCTGGCGGACCACATCGGGGAGGACCTGGAGCTGTCGAAGCGGTTGCACGCGCGGGGGCTGGACGTGGAGCTGTGCGAGGTGCCGGCGGTGGTGCCATTGGCATCGGGCACATGGAGCGCGGCGCTGGCGCGCTTCACGAGGTGGATGCAGGTGCTGGAGAGTCACCGGCCG
This DNA window, taken from Archangium lipolyticum, encodes the following:
- a CDS encoding carotenoid 1,2-hydratase; its protein translation is MRLLDSSSAPPRRSHGYGWLDALPALPDTSGAYRWFYADVTAGEYSAVFIFMVGSLFSARYSAGVKRGALPLEHSAVNFALYHQGRRQCWVLSEYPEASVRHEGRALRIGRSLLEYALDGTVRLEVDERCAPFGRAVRASLVLEPQVPAAEELQLVPGLPHYWRALALRAKARLEVASDGVVSEGLGYHDSNHGAELLGARLPGWHWARVHGPEETVVDYHLPGGVAPLRVSAGAMGTKSERRPLLAEARPTSLTGWGLRVPAQLHAGNTVVGVPKLLESSPFYARVEARRNGLDVMGEVADFRRFHSPYIRWMAHFRTRVERGT
- a CDS encoding glycosyltransferase — its product is MNPLVVLGLGWTVLAGGFSAVALGRLLRRRRPVEPTRVPVLLLRPVDEPTARELENLSRPIDYAGPLEHVVLSPREPRLPEGVRWLRSDPSTPNRKVGHVLFALETLPREGRVVLVVDADVAVTGALVEGLASPVAAGAALSTAVPTPVGEAGLADRAVAGLLRRTHHSFRALHVMSAGAKSVCGKALGLSERAMEELAGLADHIGEDLELSKRLHARGLDVELCEVPAVVPLASGTWSAALARFTRWMQVLESHRPGLYPTVPLLFTPTWPLLVLGALMGSLWLAMAVGGLLCVRTLLSWRLTVLSTPLPLGEGRGEGIGPPVHHVALDWLLGEALLLSAFLHSLVHPPRVTWRGRTYALHTGGRMSPVWTELSGGRG